Proteins encoded together in one Salarias fasciatus chromosome 17, fSalaFa1.1, whole genome shotgun sequence window:
- the parp12b gene encoding protein mono-ADP-ribosyltransferase PARP12b isoform X2 has protein sequence MIFIRKLCKFSHDLHSEHNLQLLREENLHLLREQHLLPLLLQSDPQLLPKVCLHYNKGSCTFSSSCTKVHLCMHFLQGRCMFGHKCNKLHDIDEVSRRRLQEDRGLSGEIVRRLPAIYRNIQLLRADAVHGSKNVPESWSESRQTENSSTICLHFLRNSCRFHSDCRQVHFLLPYRWQRFDGDSWADLPDMEDLERDFCDPSQSESGGDWPVDFQTMTQNSWRVRRLSTVSSVMKPPHYTLTTEWRWFYKGEHGTWVEYGKMDEKQRSTSVSSDTLEKTFLLNKTATVDVVKGGRTYVISFEDMYQRNLKHKTKRKIRRRPRFVSRAEVEQRLAQERVHMF, from the exons ATGATTTTTATAAG AAAGCTCTGTAAGTTCTCCCACGACCTCCACTCGGAGCacaacctgcagctgctgcgggaagagaacctccacctgctgcggGAGCAAcacctgctgccgctgctgctgcagagcgaccCGCAGCTGCTGCCCAAG GTGTGTCTCCACTACAACAAGGGCTCCTgcaccttcagcagcagctgcaccaaGGTGCACCTGTGCATGCACTTCCTGCAGGGCCGCTGCATGTTCGGCCACAAGTGCAACAAGCTGCACGACATTGACGAGGTGAGCCGGCGccgcctgcaggaggaccgggGCCTGAGCGGGGAGATCGTCCGCCGGCTGCCCGCCATCTACCGGAACATCCAGCTCCTGAGGGCCGACGCCGTCCACGGCAGCA agaACGTTCCGGAATCTTGGAGCGAGTCGCGTCAAACGGAGAACAGCAGCACCATCTGTCTGCACTTCCTGAGGAACAGCTGCCGGTTCCACA GCGACTGCCGACAGGTGCACTTCCTGCTGCCCTACAGGTGGCAGAGGTTTGACGGCGACTCCTGGGCGGATCTGCCGGACATGGAGGATCTCGAGCGAGACTTCTGCGACCCGTCTCAGAgcgagag TGGCGGCGATTGGCCCGTCGACTTCCAGACCATGACTCAGAACTCCTGGCGTGTCCGCCGTCTGTCCACCGTGTCCTCCGTGATGAAGCCGCCGCACTACACACTGACCACCGAGTGGCGCTGGTTCTACAAGGGGGAGCATGGGACCTGGGTGGAATATGGAAAGATG GACGAGAAGCAGCGCTCGACCTCGGTGTCGTCGGACACTCTGGAGAAGACCTTCCTGCTGAACAAAACCGCCACCGTGGACGTGGTGAAAGGAGGGAGGACGTACGTCATTAGCTTCGAAG ACATGTACCAAAGGAACCTGAAACACAAGACCAAGAGGAAGATCCGGAGGCGGCCGCGCTTCGTCTCCAGGGCCGAGGTTGAGCAGCGGTTGGCTCAGGAGAGGGTCCACATGTTCTGA
- the parp12b gene encoding protein mono-ADP-ribosyltransferase PARP12b isoform X1 has product MRHRLFLLLLLLLLPGSPSRAVSLREAAERVAMSRCGGEVQAVLRELCARGGFMPLPELYGQLRRERCSMSEDDFCSMILRTPCFLLVRGPQEDGALRAEDCAVVARTSLRLCASYMSGEPCGDCGRLHLCKHFLYGTCRFGKGRKLCKFSHDLHSEHNLQLLREENLHLLREQHLLPLLLQSDPQLLPKVCLHYNKGSCTFSSSCTKVHLCMHFLQGRCMFGHKCNKLHDIDEVSRRRLQEDRGLSGEIVRRLPAIYRNIQLLRADAVHGSKNVPESWSESRQTENSSTICLHFLRNSCRFHSDCRQVHFLLPYRWQRFDGDSWADLPDMEDLERDFCDPSQSESGGDWPVDFQTMTQNSWRVRRLSTVSSVMKPPHYTLTTEWRWFYKGEHGTWVEYGKMDEKQRSTSVSSDTLEKTFLLNKTATVDVVKGGRTYVISFEDMYQRNLKHKTKRKIRRRPRFVSRAEVEQRLAQERVHMF; this is encoded by the exons ATGCGTCatcgcctcttcctcctcctcctcctcctcctcctccccggttCTCCTTCCCGAGCCGTCAGTCTGCGTGAGGCCGCGGAGCGAGTCGCCATGTCCCGGTGCGGCGGTGAGGTCCAGGCCGTCCTGCGCGAGCTGTGCGCGCGCGGCGGCTTCATGCCGCTCCCGGAGCTCTACGGGCAGCTGCGGCGCGAGCGCTGCTCCATGTCGGAGGACGACTTCTGCTCCATGATCCTGCGGACgccctgcttcctgctggtgcGCGGCCCGCAGGAGGACGGCGCGCTGCGGGCGGAGGACTGCGCGGTGGTGGCCCGGACGTCCCTGCGGCTGTGCGCGAGCTACATGAGCGGGGAGCCGTGCGGGGACTGCGGGCGGCTGCACCTCTGCAAGCACTTCCTCTACGGGACGTGCAGGTTCGGGAAAGGCAG AAAGCTCTGTAAGTTCTCCCACGACCTCCACTCGGAGCacaacctgcagctgctgcgggaagagaacctccacctgctgcggGAGCAAcacctgctgccgctgctgctgcagagcgaccCGCAGCTGCTGCCCAAG GTGTGTCTCCACTACAACAAGGGCTCCTgcaccttcagcagcagctgcaccaaGGTGCACCTGTGCATGCACTTCCTGCAGGGCCGCTGCATGTTCGGCCACAAGTGCAACAAGCTGCACGACATTGACGAGGTGAGCCGGCGccgcctgcaggaggaccgggGCCTGAGCGGGGAGATCGTCCGCCGGCTGCCCGCCATCTACCGGAACATCCAGCTCCTGAGGGCCGACGCCGTCCACGGCAGCA agaACGTTCCGGAATCTTGGAGCGAGTCGCGTCAAACGGAGAACAGCAGCACCATCTGTCTGCACTTCCTGAGGAACAGCTGCCGGTTCCACA GCGACTGCCGACAGGTGCACTTCCTGCTGCCCTACAGGTGGCAGAGGTTTGACGGCGACTCCTGGGCGGATCTGCCGGACATGGAGGATCTCGAGCGAGACTTCTGCGACCCGTCTCAGAgcgagag TGGCGGCGATTGGCCCGTCGACTTCCAGACCATGACTCAGAACTCCTGGCGTGTCCGCCGTCTGTCCACCGTGTCCTCCGTGATGAAGCCGCCGCACTACACACTGACCACCGAGTGGCGCTGGTTCTACAAGGGGGAGCATGGGACCTGGGTGGAATATGGAAAGATG GACGAGAAGCAGCGCTCGACCTCGGTGTCGTCGGACACTCTGGAGAAGACCTTCCTGCTGAACAAAACCGCCACCGTGGACGTGGTGAAAGGAGGGAGGACGTACGTCATTAGCTTCGAAG ACATGTACCAAAGGAACCTGAAACACAAGACCAAGAGGAAGATCCGGAGGCGGCCGCGCTTCGTCTCCAGGGCCGAGGTTGAGCAGCGGTTGGCTCAGGAGAGGGTCCACATGTTCTGA